From a single Cytophagales bacterium WSM2-2 genomic region:
- a CDS encoding glutamine cyclotransferase, whose product MKLRLEMNNKLVLFVAFVFVLNSCNTRKKPEETQKPVRTVQVPAFNADSAYFFVDKQVKFGPRVPNTKAHQQTADWFVNQLKKSGATVTVQAFEALTWDNQKVQLKNIIASFNASAQKRVLLAAHWDTRPYADKDKEKKDAPFDGANDGASGVGILLEIARVIGQNKAPQVGVDLILFDGEDWGEKEDEDSKLKMPSGYEKWWCLGSQYWSKHKHQKGYNASFGILLDMVGSKHAQFFREGASLEYAPGVVEKVWNTATRLGYTDYFIKTNVAGITDDHVFVNEMGKIPMIDIVHYQSGVGFFGDYHHSRKDNLSIISKETLSAVGTTLMNVLYYEE is encoded by the coding sequence ATGAAATTAAGGTTAGAGATGAATAACAAGTTAGTTCTGTTTGTCGCTTTTGTCTTTGTTTTGAATTCGTGCAATACCCGCAAGAAACCGGAGGAAACACAAAAACCTGTTCGCACTGTTCAGGTGCCTGCTTTCAACGCAGACTCCGCTTATTTTTTTGTGGATAAGCAAGTCAAGTTTGGCCCGCGCGTGCCAAACACCAAAGCGCATCAACAGACTGCAGACTGGTTTGTAAACCAATTAAAAAAATCCGGAGCTACCGTTACGGTTCAAGCTTTTGAGGCGCTTACGTGGGACAATCAAAAAGTTCAATTAAAAAATATCATTGCCAGTTTCAATGCTTCGGCTCAGAAAAGAGTATTGCTAGCTGCGCATTGGGATACGCGTCCTTATGCCGACAAGGACAAAGAAAAAAAGGATGCCCCGTTTGATGGAGCTAATGATGGAGCTAGCGGTGTCGGAATATTGCTGGAGATTGCACGGGTGATTGGCCAAAATAAAGCACCCCAGGTAGGTGTGGATCTCATTTTGTTTGATGGTGAAGACTGGGGTGAGAAAGAAGATGAGGATAGCAAATTGAAAATGCCCTCAGGATATGAAAAATGGTGGTGTCTCGGTTCTCAGTATTGGTCAAAACACAAACATCAGAAAGGCTATAACGCGAGCTTCGGAATTCTATTGGATATGGTGGGATCCAAGCATGCGCAGTTCTTCCGCGAAGGAGCTTCCCTGGAATATGCACCTGGCGTTGTTGAAAAAGTATGGAATACCGCCACAAGACTCGGATACACCGATTATTTCATTAAGACCAACGTAGCAGGGATCACCGATGATCATGTATTTGTTAATGAAATGGGCAAAATCCCAATGATCGATATTGTGCATTATCAAAGCGGTGTTGGTTTTTTTGGTGATTACCACCACTCACGTAAAGACAACCTTTCAATTATTAGCAAGGAGACACTTAGTGCTGTGGGCACAACTTTAATGAATGTCCTGTACTACGAAGAATAG
- a CDS encoding AMP-binding protein yields the protein MADLAIMMTGHVSVPLYANITDNSINQILEHSESKAIFIGKLDDYEEQKKGIPPSVKKISIDYYGIKEGELVSNWIANQTPLEVAASWKAEEMMTIMYTSGTTGKPKGVVFNAMAMEHASQIINEYLSRVKPLPPHPILFSYLPLCHIAERLITEVLGCNSGASISFVESLDSFAKDLSSVRPHLFFGVPRIWARFQKKISEKLPAKKLNLLLSIPIVNSIIRSTLRKKMGLSRSLLQVSGAAPMPLPLLEWFDRIGIPVNEIYGMTENSAISHGNQEERRLGTVGQVMYKVEAKFSEEGEILTRHPALMMGYYRESKMTEDVFTQDGFLKTGDMGTLDKDGFLTITGRMKDIFKTDKGKYVSPLPMELRLVKNENIGQVCVVGMGIPQPIALIVLSDTGKLKSKEEIKSSFSSSLAEVNETVEDYEKLKKAVIMKDDWTINNGLMTPTLKVKRNEVEKIHLPKYPNWYATEGTVVWE from the coding sequence ATGGCTGACCTGGCGATTATGATGACCGGACATGTCTCTGTACCGCTGTATGCCAATATCACGGATAATTCAATTAATCAGATACTCGAACACAGTGAATCAAAAGCCATCTTCATCGGCAAACTGGATGACTATGAAGAGCAGAAAAAAGGAATTCCTCCTTCAGTAAAAAAAATCAGCATTGATTACTATGGCATCAAAGAGGGAGAATTGGTAAGCAATTGGATTGCTAATCAAACACCGTTGGAAGTGGCAGCTTCATGGAAAGCTGAAGAAATGATGACCATCATGTACACTTCCGGAACAACGGGTAAGCCCAAGGGTGTTGTGTTTAACGCTATGGCCATGGAGCATGCGTCACAAATTATCAATGAATACCTCAGTCGCGTAAAGCCATTACCTCCGCATCCCATTTTGTTTTCTTACCTCCCCTTGTGCCATATTGCAGAGCGGCTTATCACAGAAGTACTCGGATGCAATTCAGGTGCGAGCATCTCTTTTGTTGAATCGTTGGACAGCTTTGCAAAAGATCTTTCTTCTGTGCGGCCTCATTTATTTTTCGGTGTTCCACGTATCTGGGCCCGCTTCCAGAAAAAAATTTCAGAGAAGCTCCCTGCCAAAAAACTAAACCTGCTGTTGAGTATTCCAATCGTGAATTCAATCATCAGAAGTACACTAAGAAAAAAAATGGGACTCTCTCGCTCATTGCTCCAGGTGTCAGGTGCAGCGCCTATGCCCCTCCCATTGCTTGAATGGTTTGACAGAATTGGTATACCTGTTAACGAGATCTATGGCATGACCGAAAACAGCGCGATCTCTCATGGTAATCAGGAAGAAAGACGACTAGGTACCGTTGGCCAAGTGATGTACAAAGTGGAAGCAAAATTTTCAGAAGAAGGTGAAATACTCACACGGCATCCCGCTTTGATGATGGGTTACTACAGGGAATCCAAAATGACAGAAGATGTTTTTACGCAGGATGGTTTCCTGAAAACCGGTGATATGGGTACACTCGACAAAGACGGATTTCTCACCATCACCGGTCGCATGAAAGATATCTTCAAAACCGATAAGGGGAAATATGTATCACCATTGCCAATGGAATTGCGGCTGGTTAAAAATGAAAACATTGGACAGGTGTGTGTTGTGGGTATGGGCATCCCTCAACCTATTGCCTTAATTGTCCTGTCGGATACCGGGAAACTCAAGTCGAAGGAGGAGATCAAGTCCAGTTTTTCTTCCTCACTTGCTGAGGTGAATGAAACAGTCGAGGATTATGAGAAGCTAAAAAAAGCAGTGATCATGAAAGACGATTGGACCATCAACAATGGCTTAATGACGCCTACGCTTAAGGTCAAGCGAAATGAAGTTGAGAAAATTCATCTGCCAAAATATCCCAACTGGTATGCCACGGAAGGCACAGTGGTCTGGGAATGA
- the polA gene encoding DNA polymerase I, protein MSQSQKKLFLLDAYALIYRAHFAFTKTPRINSKGHNTSVPFGFTNTLLEVIQKQKPTHIAVAFDTAAKTFRDEIFKEYKATRQETPEDIRHGIPTVKEIIRGFNIPILEMDGYEADDIIGTIATQAAGKGYEVFMMTPDKDFGQLVKENVLLYKPAYMGNAVDVLGPKEVCEKWDIENVSQVIDMLGLQGDTSDNIPGIPGIGPKTASELLKQYKTVEGVVAHASELKGKQKERVEQFGEQALLSKKLATIITDVPVAFDEEALVYKGPDELKLRPILEELEFKTMIPRVFTSGGESTGISAVKESKLSQLSMFGKSAAPTVSAEPMGAESVETSYQTIEGDDKITALIEKLKEQKDISIAVATDEASNFDFNITGIAFSFAVGEASFVLVKDKSLLTKFSEVLSSENISKTGHNIKQSILSLRKFGVEIRGQVFDTMLAHYLIEPEASHDLEILCNQYLSYQLIASDTDEAKNYCERAERTLQLKYQLEKELHARGHWRLGREVEMPLIYALAAMELEGVALDESALQTMSVSLRKDSEKTQSEIFKLAGSEFNIASPKQLGEILFDKLKLLDKAKKTKTGQYATGEEVLVKLADEHEIARKILDFREYEKLRSTYVDALPKMLSKFDHRIHTDYRQAVAATGRLSSNNPNLQNIPIRTEKGRQIRGAFVPRDKNFLFMSADYSQIELRIAASFAKDETMMEAFRTGRDIHTTTAAKVFKVEIDKVTPDMRRKAKEVNFGILYGSTAFGLSQNLNISRTEATEIIDSYFKEFAAIKKYMDNSINSAREKEYVETILGRRRYLRDINSRNVATRQFAERNAINAPIQGSAADIIKIAMINIHRWLEREKMKTKMIMQVHDELVFDLHVDEQEIVKPKVKELMKTAVIMDVPMDVEVGIGKNWLEAH, encoded by the coding sequence ATGTCGCAGTCACAAAAAAAACTTTTCCTGCTTGATGCTTACGCGTTGATTTACCGCGCTCATTTTGCTTTTACGAAAACTCCACGGATCAATTCCAAAGGGCATAACACTTCGGTGCCGTTCGGTTTTACCAATACATTGTTGGAAGTGATTCAAAAACAAAAACCAACACACATTGCGGTTGCATTTGATACTGCAGCCAAGACTTTCCGCGATGAAATTTTTAAGGAGTATAAAGCCACGCGCCAGGAAACTCCGGAAGATATCCGCCACGGAATTCCAACGGTCAAAGAAATCATCCGTGGATTCAATATTCCCATTCTCGAAATGGATGGATACGAGGCAGATGATATCATCGGAACGATTGCGACTCAGGCAGCAGGCAAAGGCTACGAAGTTTTTATGATGACCCCTGACAAAGACTTCGGCCAACTCGTAAAAGAGAATGTTCTTCTCTACAAGCCCGCTTACATGGGCAATGCTGTAGATGTGTTAGGCCCCAAAGAAGTTTGCGAAAAATGGGATATTGAAAATGTATCTCAGGTCATTGACATGTTGGGTTTGCAGGGAGACACATCAGATAACATTCCTGGCATTCCCGGAATCGGTCCCAAGACTGCCTCGGAATTATTGAAACAGTATAAGACCGTGGAGGGTGTTGTCGCTCACGCCAGTGAACTGAAGGGAAAACAAAAAGAACGCGTAGAGCAATTCGGAGAGCAAGCACTGCTTTCGAAGAAACTCGCTACGATCATTACAGATGTTCCTGTTGCATTTGATGAGGAAGCGTTGGTTTACAAAGGACCAGACGAACTTAAACTGCGTCCGATTTTAGAAGAGCTAGAATTCAAGACGATGATCCCGCGGGTGTTCACCTCCGGTGGAGAATCAACAGGAATTTCGGCAGTCAAGGAATCAAAGCTTTCACAACTATCGATGTTTGGGAAGTCTGCGGCACCAACTGTCAGTGCGGAACCGATGGGCGCGGAGTCCGTTGAAACTTCATACCAGACGATCGAGGGTGACGATAAAATCACTGCGCTTATTGAAAAGCTAAAGGAGCAAAAGGATATTTCAATTGCGGTAGCTACTGATGAAGCAAGTAATTTCGATTTTAACATTACAGGGATAGCGTTTTCATTCGCTGTAGGTGAAGCTTCTTTTGTTCTGGTGAAAGACAAATCACTGTTGACGAAATTTTCGGAAGTTCTTTCAAGTGAGAATATTTCCAAAACAGGACATAACATCAAACAAAGTATTTTGTCTCTTAGGAAATTCGGGGTTGAAATACGCGGACAGGTGTTTGACACCATGCTTGCACACTACCTGATTGAACCGGAAGCTTCCCATGACTTAGAGATTCTATGCAATCAGTATCTCAGTTATCAACTGATTGCCAGTGATACGGATGAAGCAAAGAATTATTGTGAGCGAGCCGAACGTACGCTACAACTTAAGTATCAGCTGGAAAAAGAATTGCATGCCAGAGGTCACTGGCGATTGGGCCGTGAGGTTGAGATGCCGTTAATTTATGCGCTGGCAGCAATGGAACTGGAAGGCGTTGCCCTTGACGAATCTGCACTGCAAACCATGTCAGTTTCGCTGAGAAAAGACAGTGAAAAAACGCAATCGGAGATTTTTAAACTAGCCGGTTCAGAATTCAACATCGCTTCGCCTAAGCAGTTGGGTGAGATATTATTTGATAAACTTAAACTCCTCGACAAAGCGAAGAAGACAAAAACAGGTCAGTATGCTACCGGTGAGGAAGTATTAGTGAAACTGGCCGATGAACATGAAATTGCCAGGAAGATCCTTGACTTCCGTGAATACGAAAAACTGCGCTCTACCTATGTGGATGCTCTGCCGAAAATGCTCAGCAAGTTTGATCATCGCATTCATACGGATTATCGCCAGGCGGTGGCGGCTACCGGCCGATTGAGTTCAAACAACCCCAATCTCCAGAACATACCAATCCGGACTGAGAAGGGAAGACAGATCAGAGGAGCATTTGTACCGCGCGACAAAAACTTTCTCTTCATGTCGGCCGACTACTCACAAATCGAATTGCGGATTGCTGCATCATTCGCAAAAGACGAGACGATGATGGAAGCTTTCCGCACCGGACGTGATATCCACACGACTACAGCTGCTAAAGTTTTTAAAGTGGAGATTGACAAAGTAACTCCTGATATGAGGCGCAAGGCCAAAGAGGTGAATTTTGGTATTCTGTATGGTAGCACTGCGTTTGGCCTTTCTCAAAATTTAAATATCTCCAGGACGGAGGCGACCGAGATCATCGATTCTTATTTCAAAGAATTTGCTGCCATCAAAAAATACATGGACAATTCGATCAACAGCGCACGCGAGAAAGAATATGTTGAAACGATTTTGGGAAGAAGGAGATATTTACGCGACATCAATTCAAGAAATGTCGCCACACGGCAATTTGCAGAGAGAAACGCCATCAATGCGCCAATCCAGGGAAGTGCGGCCGACATAATCAAAATTGCCATGATCAATATCCATCGTTGGCTGGAACGCGAAAAAATGAAAACAAAAATGATCATGCAGGTCCATGATGAACTTGTTTTTGACCTTCATGTGGATGAACAAGAGATTGTAAAACCGAAAGTAAAAGAACTGATGAAGACCGCTGTGATCATGGATGTACCTATGGATGTGGAGGTGGGTATCGGAAAGAACTGGTTGGAAGCTCATTAA
- a CDS encoding ABC transporter permease translates to MSEEKNIQPPRWAERLLEWYCRPELLEDLQGDLNEYFERNVMSTGVRRAKLTYIIDVFKFFRIYTVRRLEFINLLINWLMLGSYIKTSGRNIVRNKLFSAINIIGLAISMSVGLILIGMVSDILSYDQFNVNHVRIYRVNSVFKYLNQEGTRLATTSVKAAKTIEENFSLPEAVAVFRHAGGDVKVGEKSIPLDGFWTTKSVFEVFSFHLLKGNAATALKEPYTIVLTEKSARKLFGPEEPLNKIVEFNGKPYTVTGVMEDVPAFSHIQFDMLASFSTNDLLSKDNKERMNWDYVWDTWTYLLLPADADLKNLKTNLDQLSAKEDPSVKNTHVELWLQPLDDIMTGEDLSNTIGSTMGGSMLWIFTGLAFVVILSACFNYTNLSIARSLRRTREVGIRKVIGALKSHVINQFVVEAVLISLSSLVVAFFLFLFLRPYFLGVEEGLQKMLRLQLSPAIVGYFILFAIGVGIAAGFFPALFFSKINAAMALKDNSARLGFKKLTMRKVLVVFQYSISIILITSTVIMFKQYKHFVAFDLGFKTENILNIALEGNKAGPLKKELSEIPEVKQIAQSVLVTSVGNYWGSYMKYHTNPDDSTIVYYNTVDENYLPLHEHKLLAGRNFLTKADSTNEDEIIVNEQVLKRFNIAGKDPMKAIGETVTIDHKEAHIVGVMQDFHYGRANDREQARQVFLRYSHKKPNYLNVKIQSTDILATYAKLEAAWKKIDPVHPFNAKFYSEQIEKSFAGLKASVKVAGFIAFLAIGIASLGLLGMVVFTTETRLKEISIRKVLGANEAGLLYLIGKGFFFLLLVATVIGLPITYLFFDLIAFPELVNHAPISPGDLLLGVTAIMLLAFTMICLQTFKAARANPAQVLKTE, encoded by the coding sequence ATGAGTGAGGAGAAAAATATTCAGCCGCCCCGCTGGGCTGAGCGATTGCTCGAGTGGTATTGTCGTCCGGAGTTGTTGGAAGATTTGCAAGGCGACCTCAATGAGTATTTTGAAAGAAATGTGATGTCGACTGGAGTGCGAAGAGCAAAACTGACTTACATCATCGATGTATTTAAGTTCTTCAGAATATACACTGTACGCAGATTAGAATTCATTAACCTATTAATCAACTGGCTTATGCTTGGCAGTTACATCAAAACCTCGGGTCGCAATATTGTGCGCAACAAATTATTTTCCGCAATCAACATTATCGGGCTCGCCATTAGCATGTCGGTAGGTCTGATACTGATCGGGATGGTTTCGGATATTTTGTCGTACGATCAATTCAATGTGAATCACGTCCGTATCTATCGTGTAAATAGCGTTTTCAAATACCTCAACCAGGAAGGAACAAGGCTGGCAACCACTTCGGTCAAGGCGGCAAAGACCATTGAAGAGAATTTCTCTCTTCCTGAAGCTGTAGCTGTTTTCCGTCACGCAGGTGGCGATGTAAAAGTCGGTGAGAAATCTATTCCGCTTGACGGATTTTGGACCACTAAATCCGTATTTGAAGTCTTCTCGTTTCATCTTTTGAAGGGCAATGCAGCCACCGCGCTTAAGGAACCATATACCATTGTCCTTACAGAAAAATCTGCGCGCAAATTGTTTGGCCCTGAAGAGCCACTGAACAAAATTGTTGAATTCAACGGGAAGCCATATACAGTCACGGGAGTGATGGAAGATGTGCCGGCATTCTCTCACATTCAATTCGACATGCTGGCTTCATTTAGCACGAACGATCTGCTATCGAAGGATAATAAAGAGCGTATGAACTGGGACTATGTGTGGGATACCTGGACTTATTTACTGCTTCCCGCTGATGCCGATCTCAAAAACCTGAAAACCAACCTGGACCAGCTTAGCGCAAAAGAAGATCCTTCCGTCAAGAATACTCATGTCGAATTATGGCTTCAGCCTCTGGACGACATCATGACGGGAGAGGATTTAAGTAATACGATCGGCTCAACTATGGGAGGGTCGATGCTCTGGATTTTTACCGGCCTTGCGTTCGTAGTTATACTCTCGGCTTGCTTTAACTACACCAACTTGTCCATTGCACGATCACTCAGACGTACACGCGAGGTGGGTATTCGCAAGGTGATAGGCGCACTGAAGAGTCATGTGATCAACCAGTTTGTTGTAGAGGCAGTTTTAATTTCGTTAAGCTCATTGGTTGTAGCGTTCTTCCTGTTTTTGTTTCTAAGACCTTATTTCCTGGGTGTAGAAGAAGGACTTCAGAAAATGCTGCGATTACAATTGTCACCGGCAATTGTCGGCTACTTCATTCTCTTTGCCATTGGTGTTGGAATTGCAGCCGGATTTTTTCCCGCATTGTTCTTCTCTAAAATCAATGCTGCTATGGCGCTCAAGGACAATTCTGCGAGACTCGGATTTAAAAAACTGACAATGCGTAAGGTACTCGTTGTTTTTCAGTACAGTATTTCGATCATACTCATCACCTCTACCGTGATCATGTTCAAGCAATACAAACACTTCGTGGCGTTCGATCTCGGGTTCAAAACAGAGAACATTCTGAATATTGCACTGGAAGGAAATAAAGCAGGACCATTAAAGAAGGAGTTGAGTGAGATTCCGGAAGTCAAACAAATAGCGCAGTCTGTTTTGGTGACCAGTGTTGGAAACTACTGGGGCTCTTACATGAAGTACCACACCAATCCTGACGACTCCACTATTGTTTACTACAATACAGTTGACGAGAATTATTTACCGCTACACGAACACAAACTGCTAGCTGGCAGAAATTTTCTTACAAAAGCAGATAGTACAAACGAAGATGAAATAATTGTTAATGAGCAGGTGTTGAAGCGATTCAATATTGCCGGAAAAGACCCAATGAAAGCAATCGGAGAGACAGTAACCATTGATCATAAAGAGGCGCACATTGTTGGTGTAATGCAAGACTTCCACTATGGCCGCGCCAACGACCGGGAGCAGGCGAGACAAGTGTTTCTGAGGTACTCTCACAAAAAGCCAAACTATCTCAATGTAAAAATTCAATCCACGGATATTCTCGCTACTTATGCGAAGCTAGAAGCGGCCTGGAAAAAAATAGACCCGGTGCATCCATTTAATGCCAAGTTCTATAGTGAGCAAATTGAAAAATCTTTCGCGGGACTAAAGGCATCAGTTAAAGTGGCAGGCTTCATTGCTTTCCTTGCCATCGGAATTGCAAGTTTAGGACTACTGGGTATGGTTGTCTTCACTACGGAGACTCGCCTGAAAGAAATAAGCATACGCAAAGTGTTAGGCGCTAATGAAGCGGGTTTGCTTTACCTGATCGGCAAGGGATTCTTTTTCCTGCTCCTGGTGGCAACTGTTATTGGTTTGCCTATCACCTATCTTTTCTTCGATTTGATTGCTTTTCCAGAGTTGGTAAATCATGCCCCGATTTCTCCGGGTGACTTGTTATTAGGCGTGACGGCTATTATGCTCCTTGCGTTCACAATGATTTGTTTACAGACATTCAAAGCGGCACGTGCGAACCCAGCCCAGGTGTTGAAGACAGAATAG
- a CDS encoding alpha/beta hydrolase: protein MKSIKLKVSKTIGSVSAELIAPKKLEAIMTMAHGAGAGMNHPFMVSLAKELAELGIATLRFNFAYMEQKKGRPDAPAVAHQAIEAAVNKANELFPKIPLFLSGKSFGGRMSSQYLSIHKPEVAKGIAFFGFPLHAPGKPGIERGEHLKEVQVPLLFLQGSRDEFAEWSLIEKVTKDLPLATLVRLEGANHSFKAGKQNLIPVLANEVAKWIKQK from the coding sequence GTGAAATCAATCAAACTGAAAGTCTCGAAAACGATTGGTTCGGTCTCTGCCGAACTGATTGCTCCAAAAAAACTCGAAGCCATTATGACTATGGCTCACGGTGCAGGGGCGGGGATGAATCATCCCTTCATGGTGTCACTTGCCAAGGAACTGGCTGAGCTCGGCATTGCCACGCTCCGGTTCAACTTTGCATACATGGAGCAAAAGAAAGGAAGGCCGGATGCCCCGGCAGTTGCACACCAGGCGATAGAAGCAGCTGTCAACAAGGCGAACGAATTGTTTCCCAAGATTCCGTTATTCCTTTCGGGAAAATCCTTTGGTGGGAGAATGTCGTCACAGTATTTATCGATTCACAAACCGGAAGTGGCAAAAGGCATAGCGTTCTTTGGCTTTCCATTGCACGCACCTGGTAAGCCTGGAATAGAACGCGGAGAGCACTTGAAAGAAGTACAAGTTCCGTTGCTTTTCCTGCAAGGCTCACGCGATGAATTTGCCGAATGGAGCTTGATTGAAAAAGTGACAAAAGATTTACCACTTGCTACTCTGGTACGGTTGGAAGGTGCCAATCATTCATTCAAAGCAGGAAAGCAGAATTTGATTCCTGTGCTGGCGAATGAAGTAGCAAAATGGATAAAGCAAAAGTAA
- a CDS encoding permease encodes MNNTAPKSKYFFIEGVLIALCGTICFSVKAILVKLAYRDSSVDAVTLLALRMIFALPFFVVTAGFSSNKSTNVKFTSMQWFYVALIGCLGYYVSSLFDFVGLKYVSASIERLILFIYPTLVLLMSSFVFKEKIKPVQWLAVGVTYFGLAIAFLGEADFSSPQSREFLFGSMMIFVCALTYASYITGSGRMIPRVGAAKFNSYAMSFASIGVLVHFFIVSDASLFHLEPIVYLYGFLMAVFSTVVPSYLITTAINRIGSENVAIVSSVGPVSTIILANIFLDESVTTWQLIGTALILFGVFIIGRQKQL; translated from the coding sequence TTGAATAACACTGCTCCCAAATCAAAATATTTTTTCATCGAAGGAGTTCTGATTGCCTTATGCGGCACTATTTGCTTTTCAGTCAAAGCAATCCTGGTAAAACTGGCTTATCGCGATTCATCGGTTGATGCAGTCACGTTGTTGGCACTACGAATGATATTTGCACTCCCGTTTTTTGTAGTGACAGCAGGATTCTCTTCCAACAAGTCCACCAACGTGAAGTTCACTAGCATGCAATGGTTTTACGTGGCATTGATTGGTTGTCTTGGTTACTATGTTAGCAGTCTGTTTGACTTTGTCGGTTTGAAATATGTTTCTGCCAGTATCGAACGGCTAATTCTGTTTATCTATCCAACACTTGTCTTGTTGATGTCATCCTTTGTTTTTAAAGAGAAAATAAAGCCGGTACAGTGGCTCGCGGTGGGTGTGACGTATTTCGGACTTGCAATTGCTTTTTTGGGTGAGGCAGATTTCAGCTCACCTCAAAGCCGTGAGTTTCTTTTTGGCTCGATGATGATATTCGTTTGCGCACTGACCTACGCCTCCTACATTACTGGCAGTGGCAGAATGATTCCACGGGTTGGCGCAGCCAAGTTCAATAGTTATGCAATGAGCTTTGCTTCAATTGGAGTACTCGTTCATTTCTTCATTGTAAGCGATGCTTCACTATTTCACTTGGAGCCAATCGTTTACCTCTACGGATTTCTTATGGCGGTTTTTTCTACGGTAGTGCCATCATATCTTATTACCACTGCGATTAATCGAATTGGATCTGAAAATGTAGCAATTGTGAGTAGTGTTGGTCCGGTTTCAACCATTATACTCGCTAACATTTTTCTGGACGAGTCAGTGACTACCTGGCAATTGATTGGAACAGCATTGATTCTGTTCGGAGTATTTATAATTGGAAGACAGAAGCAATTATGA